The following proteins are encoded in a genomic region of Primulina huaijiensis isolate GDHJ02 chromosome 3, ASM1229523v2, whole genome shotgun sequence:
- the LOC140972443 gene encoding uncharacterized protein: MLFYLTTLSLSRSLKEDPPTVAENETDTNKRVALDAWNQSDFLCKNYILNGLDNALYNVYCQVKTAKELWDMLDKKYRAEDAGLKKFIVGRFLDFKMVDSKSVMSQVQELQLILHEIHAEGMSLSESFQVAALIEKLPPLWKDFKNYLNHKRNEMGLEDLIVRLRIEEDNKGNEAKASKMIARVNIVESSFQGKKRKFEKQPQQGQQPPNKKKFKGTCYNCGKPNHMAKDCRKPKKGNPQANVIQERSVPFDFSRLDLSAVILEANLVENSNE; the protein is encoded by the coding sequence ATGCTCTTCTATCTCACAACATTGAGTTTGTCAAGGTCCTTGAAGGAGGATCCTCCCACTGTTGCTGAAAACGAGACAGACACCAACAAGAGGGTCGCTTTGGATGCTTGGAACCAAAGTGATTTCTTGTGCAAGAACTACATCCTCAATGGACTTGACAATGCATTGTACAATGTGTATTGTCAAGTCAAGACCGCCAAGGAACTTTGGGATATGCTTGATAAGAAATACAGGGCGGAGGATGCTGGTTTGAAGAAATTTATTGTTGGGAGATTTTTGGACTTcaagatggtggactcaaagtcCGTGATGAGTCAAGTGCAAGAATTACAACTTATCTTGCACGAGATTCATGCGGAAGGAATGAGTCTAAGCGAGTCCTTCCAAGTTGCTGCATTGATCGAGAAACTCCCTCCgttgtggaaggatttcaagAATTATTTGAACCACAAAAGAAATGAGATGGGATTGGAGGATCTCATTGTGAGATTGAGGATAGAAGAGGACAACAAGGGCAACGAGGCCAAGGCAAGTAAAATGATAGCAAGGGTGAACATTGTTGAATCGAGTTTCCAAGGGAAAAAGAGGAAGTTTGAGAAGCAACCACAACAAGGCCAACAACCACCAAACAAGAAGAAGTTCAAAGGCACTTGTTATAACTGCGGAAAACCGAACCACATGGCTAAGGATTGTAGGAAGCCAAAGAAGGGAAATCCTCAAGCCAACGTAATTCAAGAAAGGTCGGtaccatttgatttttctcGACTCGATTTGTCTGCAGTTATTTTGGAAGCAAATTTGGTGGAAAACTCCAACGAGTAG
- the LOC140972442 gene encoding secreted RxLR effector protein 161-like, translating into MHDSIFLCQSKYAKNLIKKFAKENTKHIRTPIGSSEKLCKDDVAESGDNTLYRNIIGSLLYLTASRPDIMFSICLCARYQSNPKISHLKVVKRILRYIAETIDLGLWYTQETNTNLVGFSDADWVGDLDDRKCTTIGCFYLGNNLVSWYSRKQNCVSLSTVESEYVAARRQNYDPLDIRSEMGHREDVAPAPAPATSVETLTAPSLQIIHVAETPILLETISPDESGNELNV; encoded by the exons ATGCATGATAGTATTTTTCTATGCCAAAGTAAATATGCCAAGAATCTGATTAAGAaatttgcaaaagaaaatactaAACACATCAGAACACCTATAGGCTCTAGTGAGAAATTGTGCAAGGATGATGTTGCCGAAAGTGGTGACAACACCTTATACCGCAACATAATAGGAAGCCTCTTGTATTtgactgctagtcgtcctgacaTAATGTTTAGCATCTGTTTGTGTGCTCGTTACCAATCAAATCCTAAAATTTCACATCTAAAAGTTGTGAAGCGTATTCTACGCTACATAGCTGAAACTATAGACTTAGGATTATGGTACACTCAAGAAACTAATACCAACCTGGTAGGTTTTTCAGATGCCGATTGGGTTGGAGATTTAGATGATAGAAAGTGCACAACAATAGGATGTTTCTACCTTGGCAATAATTTAGTCTCATGGTATAGTCGGAAGCAAAATTGTGTATCACTTTCAACTGTTGAATCCGAATATGTTGCAGCTAGAC GACAAAATTACGATCCGCTAGACATCCGAAGCGAGATGGGACATAGGGAGGATGTTGCTCCTGCTCCCGCTCCCGCAACATCTGTTGAAACACTCACTGCTCCGAGTCTGCAAATCATCCATGTTGCAGAGACTCCCATCCTTCTCGAAACAATATCCCCAGACGAGTCGGGGAATGAACTCAATGTGTAA